The Stomatobaculum sp. F0698 genomic sequence AGCGGAGCCGCAGCGATTCGGAGGGCGGCACGAAGAGCACGCGCGAGAGCGGCGAGTCTCGCGAGAGCGAGTCGGGCAGTGCGGAGTCGACGGATTCCCGCGGCAATGTGGTTTCGAGTTCCGGTGCCAAGAGCAGCAGCTCGGCCCGGGAGAGTTCTTCCGCAGCCGAGAGTTCGAATGCGGCGGAGAGCAGCTCGGCGCGGGAAAGCGGTTCGGCACGTGAGAGCAGCTCGGCGGCGGAGAGCAGCAGCCAGCTCCAAACGCGCGCGGCGAGCACGGCGGCCGAGCCTTCGGAGACCAACGGTCCCGCCGTGAACGAAGAATAAACGAAGAAAAAAAGAAGAACTGTCATGCCGGATCGCAACATGCCGGCAGGGCAGTTCTTTTTTGTGCGACGGCGGGAAGAAAACGCTTCATTGTTCACACTTTGCTCGGCATCTCAACACACTTCGTTCACAGCTTTTTTCTATACTGTTTACAACGAAACAAAGTAAGAAAGAAAGCGAGGCAATCAGCATGTACGAGTCGAATGATACCTACAGCAATTTCAATAATTTTCCCTATGACAGCAGCGCGAAGCAGAGCGCAGATCCTTATAACACGGTTTCGGATGAGACTTATTACAGCGCGGGCAGCGGCACGGGAGCGCCCGAGAAACCGAAAAAGGGCAGCGGTCTCGCAAAGAAGCTCGGCACGGCGGCGGCCTGTGCGCTGGTTTTCGGCGCGGTTGCGGGTGTCACAATGGGTACGGTGAGCCGCGCGGTCATGCCGAAGAATGCCGTGGCTAAGGCGGAGAGCAGCGTTGCGGCCGAGATGGTTCCGAGTGTGACCAAGACAGCGACCGAAAGCGAGAGTGCTCCGAGCGGTACGAGCACGGAGGGCAGCAGCCTGGATGTCTCCGCCATCGTCGAAAAGGCCATGCCCTCGGTCGTGGCCATCGATGTGAAGGGGGAGCAGAAGGTCAGCGATATCTTTGGGCGCACGGCCTCCTATGAGACCTCGGGCGCGGGCTCGGGCATTCTCATCGGTGAGAACGAAGAGGAGTATCTGATTGTCACGAACAACCACGTGATCGAGAATACGACGAGCGTCAAGGTGCAGTTCATCGACGGCAAGAGTGTGGATGCGGAGATGAAGGGGACCGATGCCGGCAAGGACGTTGCGGTGATTGCGGTCAAAAAGTCGGATGTGCCGGAGGAGACCAAGTCGAAGATTGCGATTGCCGAAATCGGCAGTTCGGATGATTTGAAGGTCGGACAGGGCGTTGTGGCCATCGGCAATGCGCTCGGCTACGGCCAGTCGGTCACCGTCGGCTATGTCAGCGCCAAGGGGCGCAGCATCACCGCGCGGGACGGTTCGACCGGTGAGAGCACGACGGTTGAGAATCTCCTGCAGACCGATGCCGCGATCAATCCCGGCAACTCGGGCGGCGCGCTCCTCAATATGCAGGGGCAGGTCATCGGTATCAACGAGTCGAAGAGCGTGGACACGAAGGTCGAGGGCATGGGCTATGCAATCCCGATTTCCAGCGTGACCGAGCTCATCAATACCCTCTCCCTGCAGAAGACAAGGGGCACGGTCGCGGAGGCGAATCGCGGCTACATCGGTTTCCAGGGCCAGAACGTGGACAATGAGGCCGCGCAGAAGTTTAACATGCCGGTCGGCATCTTTGTCTACAAGATACTGGACGGCGGTGCCGCGGCGGAGTCCGAGCTGCAGGAGAACGATATCATTACCAAGTTCGAGGGACAGAGCGTCTCCTCGATCGAGGAACTCAAGGATAAGTTAACCCGCTACGAGCAGGGCGAGACAGTGACTTTGACGGTCAAGCGCCCGGGCAACAAGGGCTACGAAGAGAAGGAAATCAGTATCACACTGAAGGGCCAGAGCAGTTTGAAGCGCACAAACACAGAGAGCAAGGAAGAGAGTCAGGATAAGGAGGCGGAATCACAGGAAAGCTTACCGAAGGGCATCATTCCCGAGAACGGGGATGAGAGTGAGGAAGGCAGTTTATTCCCCTTCTTCCGCTAAGAGAAAGCGAAGTGCGCCGGAGCAAGGGAAAGCGCTCCTTGGCAGCGGAGAGAAGCAGTACAGCGTTACGAGCAAAGAGCAAGACCCCGGGTCTTCCGCCTTTTCGGGAAGAACCGGGGTCTTGTTGTTTTTGTTGTGTGGCGCGCAATGCGGCGGTTTAGGAGATGCGAGTGCCCGCCTTGCCGCGGAGTGCCTGTCGCGCCTTTGCGAGGCTCGTGATGATCGCGGCGCGGTTCTTGCCCGCGCTCACAAAATCGACCGCTGCCTTGACCTTCGGGAGCATGCTCTTAAATTCAAACTGACCGGCTTCCATGTAGGCCTTGGCATCCGCAATGCTCATCTCGGAGATGGCTTCTTCGGCCGGGGTGCCGAAGTTCAGGGTCACATTGTCGACGGCGGTTAAGATGAGGAGCACATCCGCATCCACTTCCCGCGCGAGGAGGCCGGAAGTCAGATCCTTCTCGATGACGGCACTGGCACCGCGGAGCACCGTGCCCTGCTCAAGCACCGGGACACCGCCGCCGCCGCAGCAGATGACCACCTGGTCCGCGTCGAGGAGCGCCTTGATCGCATCGATTTCAACGATGGCGACCGGATTCGGCGCGGGGACAATGCGCTGATAGCCCTTGCCGGGAACTTCGACTGTGTGGTTGCCCTTTGCTTCCTCGGTCTCGGCCTCTTCCTTCGTCATGAAGCGGCCTATGGTTTTCAGGGGCTGATAGAAGGCCTCGTCATAGGGATCCACCGTAACCTCGGTCATGATGGTCGAGACACACTTATAAATGCCGCGGGACAGAAGTTCCGAGCGGAGTCCGTTCTGCAGGTCGTAGCCGATGTAACCCTGGCTCATGGCCGAGCAGACCGAGAGCGGCGAAGGGGTGTAGCCCTCGTGGCGCGCCGCAAACTCGGAGAGAGCGCCGTGAATCATGCCGACCTGAGGCGCGTTGGAGTGGGTCACGGCGACCTGCCAGCCCTCCTCGACAAAATCTGCGATGATAGGCGCTGTCTTCGCGACGGCCGCTTTTTGCTCCGGCAGATTGGTGCCGAGATCCTTGTGGCCGAGTGAGAGCACCAGACGCTTTTTAGACATGAGAGACCTCCTAATTCAGCTGATATGCGTGAAAAATCATGATAAAATTATAAATTCAGAGGAACAAAAAAGCAACCGCAGGGAGGGAGGCGGAACGGATGGAAGGCAAAAAGAGACGTATTTTGATGGTGAACCTGCCCTATTCGGGGCACACAAACCCCTCGCTCGGCCTGGTGCGCTGCCTCGTCGAGGCGGGACATGAGGTGGACTATGTGCAGGCGGAGTCTTTTCGCGCACAGGTGGAGGCGAGCGGCGCGCGCTTTGTCCCCTACGATGCGCCGCCGAACAGCTTCGTTCCTGCGCTGAACGAAGTGCTGAACTGGGGGGCGGCTTACCGCACCGTGCGGCGTATCGGCGCGAACTACGACTGCCTGATCTATGAACTCCTCTTTTTCCCGGGGAAGGCGCTCGCGGCGGAACTCGGCATCCCCTCGTATCGGCTGATTTCCACCTTTGCGCTGAACCGGAACTTACTCCGCGTGCTCGGAAAAACCGGCGGCCCTTATTTGACGGCGCTGTTTCGCTCGGAGCGGCTTTGCACGGCACTGAGCAGCCTCTTTCTCCCGAAGTTTTCGCTACGGGAGAAGAACCTCGCGGAAGCCTTGGTGAGTGAAGCACCGCCGCACAATTTTATCTACACCCTGCGGGAGTTTCAGCCGGAGGAAGCGTGTTTTCCGGAGTCAAACTATCACTTTGTGGGACCCGCGGTCGATGACAGAGGGGAAGCGCCGTTTTCCTTCGGAGAGAGCGGAAATCCCCTTGTCTATATTTCCTTCGGAACCCTGATGCATGCGGACAAGCGCTTCTTTGAGAAGCTGATTGCGGTCTTCGCCGGGAAACGGGTTGAAGTGATATGCGCGGTGGGCAGCGAAAAGCTGGTGCGCGCCCTCGGGGACTTGCCGCAAAACGTGCGGGTTTACGCGCGGGTGCCGCAGCTCACAGTACTGCGCCGCGCCTCTCTTTTCGTGACCCACGGCGGGATGAACAGCGTGAATGAGGCGCTCTACTACGGGGTCCCGATGATTGTAATTCCCTTCGGTCTGGACCAGCCGCTCGTCGGGCGGGAGCTTCAAAGACATAAGCTCGGGCGGGTCATAGAGCCGCGGGAACTCAAAGCCGCACGGCTTTGGCGCACGGTCAAGGACTTACTGAGGGACCCCGAAGCTAGGAAAGCGCGGACTGAAATGAAGCGAAAAGCGCAGGCGAGCGGCGGAAACCGAGAGGCGGCAAAACGTATTTTGGAAGATTTGGCGGCTCGGGAGCGGAAGGGAAGAACGGAATGAGCGGAATGTCGGCAATCGGTAAGCGGAGCGGCATCGCGGATTTACTTGCGGTCTTTTTCCTGCCGCTCGCCGCGAATCTCTCGGCCTCGCTGCTGCTGAAACTTGTGCCGGGCGCGGAGACAGCGCTTCGCTTTAATGCGCTCTGTCAGGGCTGTCTCCTCCTCTTTTCGTTTGTTCGGTACCGGCAGGGCGGTAGCGACGGTCCGCGGGAAAAAAGGCGCTTTCCGCTCTTTGAGTTTGCGGGGACACTCTTCCTCTACCTGTTGCTTATCTTTCTGCTCTTCCGAAGCGGCTATGCGGCTTCGGACCGCAACTATCAGACCGCGCTCCGAAGCCTCGGCGGAGACGGCGAACGGGCCGCGCTGATTTTCTATGCGCTCTGCGGCGCGGCCGCCGAGGAACTCTTGTTCCGCGGTATTTTGGAGCGCGGCCTCGCGGTCTTTTTGAAGCGGAGGTGGCTTACTGCCTGTATCGCAGCGCTTCTCTTCGCGCTCTACCACGGCAACCTCACCCAGGGGCTCCTTGCGTTTCCGTTGGGCCTTGCCTTTTCCCGGCTGAAAGCGCGCGGCAGCTTACGGGCCGCGCTTGCGGCGCACCTCAGCATCAATCTCCTGGCCCTTATTGTCTAGACTGGAAAAATAAGCGGAAAGCGGGTAAAATGAAACAATGCGTTCGTTGCAATCCAAATCAAAGGAGGAAAGCATGAAGCTATTGAGTATTGCGGTGCCCTGTTACAACAGCGCCGCTTATATGGACCGCTGCATCCGCTCTCTCTTGCACGGCGGCGACGAGGTCGAAATTTTAATCGTCGACGACGGCTCGCAGAAGGACAACACCGGAGAAATCGCGGACCGCTACGAGCGGGAGTATCCGAATATCTGCCGCGCCCTGCACCAGGTGAACGGCGGACACGGCGCTGCGGTCATGACCGGTCTCAAAAATGCGAGCGGCGTCTTTTTTAAGGTGGTCGATTCCGATGACTGGGTCGATCCCGAGAGCTACGACAAGATTCTTTCGACCCTCCGCGACTTTACGGCAAAGAACACGCAGCTGGATCTTCTGATCAGCAACTTTGTCTACGAGAAGGAGGGCGCCGCGCATAAGCGCGTCATGAACTACAGAAAGGTGCTGCCGCAGGAGAAGTTAATCGGCTGGGACGAGATCGGGCACTTCCTGCCGGGCCAGTACATTCTCATGCACTCCGTCATCTACCGCACGGCCCTGCTCCGCGACTGCGGGCTCTCGCTGCCGGCACACACCTTCTATGTGGACAATATCTTTGTCTACCAGCCGCTGCCGAGCGTGAAGACCCTCTACTACCTCGATGTAAACTTCTACCGTTACTACATCGGCAGAGAGGATCAGTCGGTCAACGAGCAGGTCATGATAGGGCGCATCGATCAGCAGCTCCGCGTGACGAGGCTTATGCTCGAGAGCTACGACCCCTACAAGATTCCGGCGAAGAAGCTAAGACGCTATATGATACTCTATCTTGAGATCATGATGACCATATGCTCGATTCTCGCGATCAAGTCGGAGCTCCCCGAGAACCTCGAGAAGAAGAAGGAGATTTGGAAGTTCTTAAAGGAACTGAATCCGCGTCTCTACTTCCGTATCCGCTTCGGCTTCCTCGGACAGAGCATGAATCTTCCGGGCAAGGGCGGCAGAAAAATCAGCATTGCGGGCTATAAAATCGCACAGAAGTTCTACGGCTTTAACTAAACGAAAAGACCGGATTCCGCGGGGAATCCGGTCTTTTTGTGAGCTTATTTTCTGTTTTTTTCGCTGAAGGCTTGATACGCGCGCGTCGCCTTTTTCTTTCGGCGGAAGAAGCCGTCCGCGCCGGCGGGGACGAGAGCGGGCATCTCGCTCTGCTCATAAATGACGGCGTAGACAAAGTAGCCGAGTAAAAGAGCCCCGAGGACATCGAGCACCGAGTGCTGTTTTAAGAAAACGGTCGAGAGGCAGATGGAAACCATGAGCAGCAGGGAGAGCCCCTGCACCAAGGGATGGCGGCGCAGCGTCTTGCTTCGCGCGACCGCCGCGTGGACCGCGAGCGCGTTGAAGACGTGAATGCTCGGGAACACATTGGTGGGGGTATCGGTGCGCTGTATCATCCAAACCAGGTGTTCAAAAAAGCCGTTTGCGGGATTCGCCGCGATGCGGAGGTCGGTGCCGTTCGGAAAGAGCGTACAGATTAAGAGCGAGCTCGTCATGCCGAGCGCCAAAAAGAGGCAGAGGTCCGCGGCCTCATCCTTATCCGCCCGGCTGAAATAGACCAGCGCGGCGAAGATGTAGAGAAACCAGAGCAGGTAGGGGACAATGAACACCGGCAGGAAGGGAATCCACTCGTCGACCTTGGTGTGCATGATGAGGTAATCCCCGGACACCGTCTGCTCCAGGTGGCGGAACCAGAAAATGTAGAAGACGGTGTAGAGACAGATGACGGTGAAGAGATGTTCTCTCGCAAGGATATGGGCGGGAGAGTAATTCGTTTTGTTCTGATCCAAAGCGATCTCCTGTATACATGTATTTGCATTGCGATAGCTTTTATTTTAGCATGGCTCGCGCAAACAAAGAAGTGACAAAGTGTACAGGATTTTTCGGGGGACACAAAAAAGCGCCCCGCAGGGGGCGCTTTTATCGTAGCGGAAGGGAGATTCGAACTCTCGACACCACGGGTATGAACCGTGTGCTCTAGCCAACTGAGCTATTCCGCCGCATGTCTTTAGGACTTTGTTAGTATACGGGAAGATGCGTGGCCTGTCAACCGATATTTTAATACTTTTTTCGGAAACGGGACGCGCGGGAAGCCCGCCTTTTCGGCAGGGTGCATTTTGTGCTATACTCAAACGGTACGTATGGATTTGGCAAGGATGTATGGTGCCGCGAGAGCCGGTTACGGCAGAGAGCGAGGGCATTTCGATGCTGATCTTTTTGGTGAATCCGAATGCGGGCGGTGCGCGTGGCTACCGCGTCTTTAAGAAATTGGAGCGACGGCTGCTCCGCACGAAGACGGCCTATCAGGTCTATGTGACGGGCGGCCCCGGGGAGGCGAGACAGCTTGCGGCGCGGCTCAGCGCCGAGTATGAAGGAGAGAGCCTCACGCTGGTCGCGGTGGGCGGCGACGGCATGCTAAACGAGGTGCTGAACGGCGCCCGACTCTCGGAGCGGCTTCGCTTCGGTTTTATTCCGGTGGGGCGCGATTCGGATTTTGCGCGCGGGCTTAGGCTTCCGCGGACGCCGCTCGGCTGTCTGAAGCGCATACTCGCGCCCCGCGAAGAGCGGGAGCTGGATTACGGGGTCGCGGAATTCGGGGGCGATGAGCCCTCGCATCACCGCTTTCTGGTGAGTTGCGGCATGGGTTTCGATGCGGAGTGGCTCGCAAAACTCTATGAGCTGGAGCAAAGAAACGGAAGGCGTTCGCGCCTCATCCGGGGAGGCTTACGACTTCTGGTCGGCTTCCGCGCCCTGTTACGCGCACACTGTACGCGGGGCTACTTTGAGACGGACAGCGGACAGCGGGTCGAATTCGGGCATCTCTTTTTGCTCAGCGCTCAACTCTATGCCACCGAAGCCGGTGGCATACGCCTCGTAAACAAGGTGCCGCCGACGGACGGGCTTCTGACGGTCGCGGTGCTGAATACGCGCAGTCGCCTGCAGCAGGCAAGACTGTTGCTATTGCCGCGGCGCAAAGCGCCGGAGTCCTATGCGGGGGTCCGCGTGTACCGTTGCCGGGAGTTTCGTCTCTTTCTCGATGAGGCGTTGCCGCTGCATGCGGACGGCGAGGGACTGGGCGGCAGAAGGGAACTCACGCTGCGCTGTGTCAGACGGCGTTTACGCTTTCTCTGTTGAGAGATGGAGGAGAAAAAATGAGAATCGGACAGGGTTACGATGTACACCGCCTGGTTGCGGAGCGCCCCCTCATCCTCGGGGGCATTGAAATTCCCTATGAGAAGGGGCTGCTCGGGCACAGCGATGCGGATGTACTCCTGCATGCGATTTCCGACGCGCTGCTCGGTGCGGCGGCGCTCGGCGATATCGGCGCGCATTTCCCGGACAGCGATCCGGCTTACCGGGGCGCGGACAGCGCGGAACTTCTTCGCGCGGTCGGGAACTTGATTCGCGCGGCAGGCTATGAGATCGGAAACATTGACAGCACGGTGGTCTGCCAGGCGCCGAAGCTCGCGCCGCACATTGCTTCGATGCGGGCGCGGATTGCGGAGGTGCTTGCGCTCCCGACAGAAGCGGTGAGCGTCAAGGCGAGCACCGAGGAACATATGGGCTTTACAGGGAGAGGAGAGGGCATTGCGGCACATGCCGTCTGCTTTTTAACGGAGAGAACGAGATGAAAATTTACGATACCATGACACGTTTCAAAGAAGAATTTAAGACCATCGAGCCGGGCAAGGTCAGGATGTATGTCTGCGGTCCGACGGTATACAATCTGATCCACATTGGCAACGCGCGCCCCATGATCTTTTTCGACACGGTGCGGCGCTATCTCGAGTACAGGGGCTACGAAGTGAACTTTGTCTCGAACTTCACCGACGTGGATGACAAGATCATCAAGGCGGCGGTCGAAGAGGGCGTGGACGCCTCCGTGATCTCCGAGCGCTACATTGCGGAGTGCAAGAAGGACATGGCCGGCATGAATGTGCGCCCGGCGAGCTACCATCCCCGCGCGACCGAGGAAATCGACGGGATGATCGCGATGATTCAGGATTTGATCGACAACGGTCACGCCTATGTCGCGGAGGACGGCACGGTCTACTACCGCGTGAGCAGCTTCCCGGACTACGGTAAGCTCTCCCACAAGAATGTCGAAGAGAATCAGGCGGGCTTAAGAACCCTCAAGGTGCGCGGCGAGGAGGCAAAGGAAGATCCGAACGACTTTGTGCTCTGGAAGCCGAAGAAGGAAGGTGAGCCGTACTGGGAGTCGCCCTGGTGCGAGGGGCGTCCGGGCTGGCACATTGAGTGCTCGGTCATGAGTAAGAAGTACCTCGGCGAGTCGATCGACATCCACGGCGGCGGCGAGGACTTAGTGTTCCCGCACCACGAGAATGAGATTGCGCAGTCCGAGGCGGTGAGCGGCAAGCAGTTTGTGCGCTACTGGATGCACAATGCTTTCCTGAACATCGACAACATCAAAATGTCCAAGTCGCTCGGAAACTTCAAAACCGTGCGACAGATCAGCGAGGAGTACGATCTCCAGGTGCTCCGCTTCTTCATGCTCTCGGCGCACTACAGAAGTCCGCTGAACTTCTCGCGGGAGATGATGGACGGCGCGAAGGCGAGCCTGGACCGCATTCTGACCGCGATGGATCATCTTCGCGATTGCCTCGCCGGGGCTACGGAGAGAGAGCTCACGGACACGGAGACATCGGAGCTCGCGGCCTTCGATGCGCTGCGGGAAAAATTTGAGGCGGCCATGGATGACGACTTCAACACGGCCGATGCGATCAGCGCGGTCTTCGAGATGGTAAAGCGCGCCAACATCACGGTCACGAAGGAGAGCGCGGCCGCTTACATCCGTAGCGTAAAGGAGCTTTTGGAAAAGCTGCTCGAGGTGCTCGGCATTCACGCAGAGCGAAAGGAAGAGAGTCTGGATGCCCGCGTCGAGGCCTTGATCGAGGAGCGTCAGACCGCGCGCAAGGAGAAGAACTACGCGCGGGCGGATGAGATTCGCGCGGAACTCACGGCGATGGGCATACTCCTCGAGGACACCAAAGAGGGCGTCAAGTGGAAGAGAGCGTAAAGCAGGCAGCGCAGTTTTCGCCGCTGGTGCTCGCCTACCTCGGCGATGCGGTCTATGAGCTCTATATTCGAGAGCGCATTGTCGCGGGGGGAAATCAGCCGGTGAACCGCATGCACGGCAAGGCGGTGCACTTTGTGAAGGCGGAGACCCAGGCAAAGCTTCTGCGCTATCTGGAAGCAGAGCTCACGGAGGCGGAGAGCGGCATTGTGCGCCGCGGGCGCAATGCCCACGCGAACACGATGGCAAAAAATGCGAGCATGATAGACTACCGCCGCGCAACCGCGTTTGAGGCGCTGGTCGGCTATTGGAAGCTCAGCGGGCAGGAGGAGCGCTTCCGGGCGCTGCTGAATCAGGCGCTCGCGGCGCTCGAGGAAGAGGAGAGACAGGCGCATGAACGAAAACGCAATTGAGGGGCGCAATGCCGTTTTGGAGGCATTTCGCGCGGGAAAGACGGTTGACAAGCTTTACGTGCAGGAGGGCTTAAAGGACGGCCCGATTTTGAGCATCGTGCGGGAGGCAAAGAAGCAGGGCAGTCGCATTCTCTATTCGGACAAAGAGAGTTTGAATCGCATGAGCGAAGACGGGAAGCACCAGGGCGTCATCGCGATGGTTGCGAGCTATGCCTATGCGGAGCTCGGCGATATTCTCGCAAGCGCGCGGGAAAAGGGCGAAGATCCCTTCCTGATTCTGCTCGACGGCATCGAGGACCCCTATAATCTCGGTGCGATTATCCGCACCGCGAATCAGGTCGGCGCACACGGCGTTGTCATCAACAAGAACCGTGCGGTCGGGCTCACAGCGAGTGTCGCGAGAACCTCCGCGGGGGCGTTGAATTATACGCCGGTCGCAAAGGTCACGAACATGGCGAGAACCATAGAGGAACTGAAAAAAGAGGGTCTCTGGTTTGCCGCTGCGGATATGGACGGCGAGGAGATGTATCGCATCAACCTGAAGGGGCCGCTGGGCCTTGTGATCGGCAACGAGGGCAAGGGCGTCTCGGAGCTTGTCCGGAAAAAATGTGATTTTACGGCGCGCATCCCCATGCTGGGACAGATCGATTCGCTGAACGCGAGTGTCGCAGCCGGTGTGCTCGCCTATGAGGTACTGCGGCAGCGCCGCAGCTCGTAAAGGAGAAAAGTATGGAGTTTGAGCGAAAGGATCAGCGCGCCGCGCAGGAGGCTTGGGCGGCCTCGGAACGGCAGCGGAGCGCTGCGAGACAGGGACTCATCGAGGCGCTGGTCGGGATGATACGGACGGGCGGAACCGGAAGTTTTAATATGATCAGCGACAAGGACCGTGTCTTTTTCGAGGGTCTTACGCTGAGTGCTTCGCCGGATGCGGCGGAGGAAGAACTCCGCTCGGAGACCGAAAAGGTAAAGCTTATGCGGAAGCGTCTGCAGGCGCCGAAGTGCAACGACTGCGAGGGCGCGCCGGACCTCACCGGAAACTTTGACATGGCTTCCTGGGCTCGGGATGAGAGAGAGGTGCGCGCGTTAAAGTACATGATACTCTCGACCCTGCAGGAACTTGCGGGGCCGGTGCGGCGCGCGCTTATGAGAGAGGTTACGGATGCTGCGGTCAATGAGATTTTTTACCGCACGCTCTTTACGCTCGGCGAGGATTTTGCGGAGGAGGATCTGCTCCAGATTGCCTACGGATTGGATTTCCTTCGGACACAGGTGGAGACTTACGGCGCGGAGCGCTGAGCCGAAACGAAGACAGTAAGGAGGTTTATGAGTCAGGGGCATTCAAGGGTCAATCATGCGCTGCACCGTGTGCAGGGACGTTTTTTCCAGGCGGCAATGTGGGCGGAGGTCATCATAGCACTCTTTATTTTCGCGGCGATTGCGATTCAGGTTTGGCATTTGCCCTCACATTTGAACGCCAGTTCCCACACGCAGTTTACGGAGTTCATACAGGTGGTGCTGGATATTTTGATGTGCCTCGAGCTCATCATGATGCTCTGTCGCCATGACTTGGATTCCATCATTGAGGTCATGATTTTTGCCGTAACCAAGAACTTACTCGTGGTGCATGAGAGCAATTTGCACGTGCTGCTCGGCGTGGTTGCGCTTGCGCTGCTCTTCGGCATACGGAAGTACCTCTTCCTAAGCTCTGCGGAGTTGGAAGAGCACAAGCATCACCTCGACTTTATCCAGCAGGACAGAGACGACTGAGGCAAGCTGTGATAGCGATACAGAGAGAAAACCCCGGGGACCAAACGGTCCCCGGGGTTTTTTGGCTTTCACCCATGTTCGGTTCCGGAAAGTTTCAGAGGGCGGCGGTAGATGCGGCTGTCTCTTCGCTCTGCGCGCGCGGCGTTTTCCGCTTAGCTTTCTTTTTTTCCGGGAGTTTATCCCAGTGCAGGCTGGTTTTCCGGAAGAGCGGTTCCAGCACGTAGAGGATGCAGGGCAGCATGAAGGCGACAATAAAGGCGGAAATCAAAGCGCCTCGCGCGAGCAGCATGCAGACCTCTTTGATGAGATACATTTTGGAGACAATCGCGACACCGACGGTCGCCGCAAACATGCCGAGCGAACTCGTGATAATCGAGGCATCGCTCGTGGCTCCCGCGAGAACGGCGGCCTCCTCGCGATCCTTGCCGTTTCGTATTTCCTCTTGGAAGCGGGAACTCACGAGTATCGCGTAGTCGACGGTCGCGCCGAGCTGAATCGCACCAATCAGAATCGGCGCAATGAAGGAGATGCTGTCGCCCATCCAGTAGACCAGTCCCTGGTTAATGTAGATCGCCAGCTCAATCGTTAAGATCAGCGCGGCAGGGACCGTCGGGGAGCGGAACACAAACATGACGATCACAAAGATGGAAAGGACGGAGAGAGCATTCGTTGTGAGATTGTCCCGCGTGAATACCTCGCGCAGGTCTTCGGTCATGGCCGCCTCCCCGGTCAGGTAGGCATTCGGATCATAGCGGTATACAATTTCCTGCACCTTTGTAAGCTGCGCTTTGGTTTCATCGGTCGCGGGCTCGAGCTCGGAGGTCATCATGAGGAGCTGGCGGTCGTCGGAGCGGAATATTTTTCGTATCTTTTCCGGCAGGAAGAATTCCGGGATGCCGCTGCCGATCAAACTGTTGTAGGAGATCACGTGGCTGATGCCGGGCACCTCCTTGAGTTCCGCCTCCATTTCTCCCAGTTTTCCGTTGTCGAGCGACTTGTCGAGAATCACGACATGCTCGGTTGCGGTTTTGAACTCCTCTTTTAATTTCTCGTTAGAGCGGAGCGAGGGGAGGTCAGAGGGCAGGGAGCGGGAAATCTGATAGTAGATGTCGGTGTTTTTCTGCGAGTAGTAAGCGGGCACCAGCGCGAAGAGGAAAAGGAT encodes the following:
- a CDS encoding diacylglycerol/lipid kinase family protein, with translation MVPREPVTAESEGISMLIFLVNPNAGGARGYRVFKKLERRLLRTKTAYQVYVTGGPGEARQLAARLSAEYEGESLTLVAVGGDGMLNEVLNGARLSERLRFGFIPVGRDSDFARGLRLPRTPLGCLKRILAPREERELDYGVAEFGGDEPSHHRFLVSCGMGFDAEWLAKLYELEQRNGRRSRLIRGGLRLLVGFRALLRAHCTRGYFETDSGQRVEFGHLFLLSAQLYATEAGGIRLVNKVPPTDGLLTVAVLNTRSRLQQARLLLLPRRKAPESYAGVRVYRCREFRLFLDEALPLHADGEGLGGRRELTLRCVRRRLRFLC
- the ispF gene encoding 2-C-methyl-D-erythritol 2,4-cyclodiphosphate synthase, which encodes MRIGQGYDVHRLVAERPLILGGIEIPYEKGLLGHSDADVLLHAISDALLGAAALGDIGAHFPDSDPAYRGADSAELLRAVGNLIRAAGYEIGNIDSTVVCQAPKLAPHIASMRARIAEVLALPTEAVSVKASTEEHMGFTGRGEGIAAHAVCFLTERTR
- the cysS gene encoding cysteine--tRNA ligase, with the translated sequence MKIYDTMTRFKEEFKTIEPGKVRMYVCGPTVYNLIHIGNARPMIFFDTVRRYLEYRGYEVNFVSNFTDVDDKIIKAAVEEGVDASVISERYIAECKKDMAGMNVRPASYHPRATEEIDGMIAMIQDLIDNGHAYVAEDGTVYYRVSSFPDYGKLSHKNVEENQAGLRTLKVRGEEAKEDPNDFVLWKPKKEGEPYWESPWCEGRPGWHIECSVMSKKYLGESIDIHGGGEDLVFPHHENEIAQSEAVSGKQFVRYWMHNAFLNIDNIKMSKSLGNFKTVRQISEEYDLQVLRFFMLSAHYRSPLNFSREMMDGAKASLDRILTAMDHLRDCLAGATERELTDTETSELAAFDALREKFEAAMDDDFNTADAISAVFEMVKRANITVTKESAAAYIRSVKELLEKLLEVLGIHAERKEESLDARVEALIEERQTARKEKNYARADEIRAELTAMGILLEDTKEGVKWKRA
- a CDS encoding Mini-ribonuclease 3; amino-acid sequence: MEESVKQAAQFSPLVLAYLGDAVYELYIRERIVAGGNQPVNRMHGKAVHFVKAETQAKLLRYLEAELTEAESGIVRRGRNAHANTMAKNASMIDYRRATAFEALVGYWKLSGQEERFRALLNQALAALEEEERQAHERKRN
- the rlmB gene encoding 23S rRNA (guanosine(2251)-2'-O)-methyltransferase RlmB, which gives rise to MNENAIEGRNAVLEAFRAGKTVDKLYVQEGLKDGPILSIVREAKKQGSRILYSDKESLNRMSEDGKHQGVIAMVASYAYAELGDILASAREKGEDPFLILLDGIEDPYNLGAIIRTANQVGAHGVVINKNRAVGLTASVARTSAGALNYTPVAKVTNMARTIEELKKEGLWFAAADMDGEEMYRINLKGPLGLVIGNEGKGVSELVRKKCDFTARIPMLGQIDSLNASVAAGVLAYEVLRQRRSS